One genomic segment of Chitinophaga sancti includes these proteins:
- a CDS encoding amidohydrolase family protein, whose translation MRYVVFAFFLLFNISVNAQSTYLFKPDRVFDGTVMHANWWVMVRDSQIVAAGDPAIIQVPEKATVIDLKGMTLMPGLIEGHSHLFLHPYNETSWNDQVLTESGAERTARAVVHARATLMAGFTTARDLGTEGAMYDDAGLKEAINKGIIPGPRLIVATRAIVATGSYGPKGYNGDIPLGAEEADGMDGLTKAIRSQIGHGADVIKLYADYRWGLNKTPAPTFTVTELKLAVEVAGSSGRYVVVHSGTEEGMRRAIEAGVRSIEHGDGGTPELFRLMKEKGIALCPTLSATESIASYKGWRKGIDPETVAIKQKHRIFNDAMKAGVTICMGGDVGVFAHGDNSREMLLMVEYGMKPIDVLHAATAVNASVFGLPLLGNIRAGYVADLVAVKGDPAVDIEAVKQVAMVMQNGVMVLDITR comes from the coding sequence ATGAGATACGTCGTTTTTGCTTTTTTCCTTCTATTCAATATATCTGTCAATGCCCAGTCCACCTACCTTTTCAAACCGGATCGCGTATTTGACGGCACTGTTATGCATGCTAACTGGTGGGTAATGGTGAGGGATAGCCAGATCGTGGCTGCAGGCGATCCTGCCATCATCCAGGTGCCTGAAAAAGCAACCGTTATTGACCTGAAAGGCATGACCCTCATGCCTGGGCTGATAGAAGGCCATTCACATCTTTTCTTGCATCCTTATAATGAAACGAGCTGGAATGATCAGGTGCTCACTGAATCAGGTGCGGAACGTACGGCTCGTGCCGTAGTGCATGCCAGGGCTACGCTCATGGCGGGGTTCACTACTGCACGGGATCTGGGTACGGAAGGGGCGATGTATGATGATGCTGGTTTGAAAGAGGCGATTAATAAAGGTATCATTCCAGGTCCCCGTTTAATCGTTGCTACCCGTGCTATTGTTGCCACTGGTAGTTATGGGCCTAAAGGATACAATGGTGATATTCCGCTTGGCGCTGAAGAAGCTGATGGCATGGATGGTCTTACAAAAGCCATTCGATCTCAGATTGGCCATGGCGCTGATGTGATCAAATTATATGCAGATTACCGATGGGGGTTGAATAAAACACCTGCACCTACGTTTACGGTTACTGAACTCAAGCTGGCGGTAGAAGTAGCTGGTAGTAGTGGTCGGTATGTAGTGGTACATTCCGGCACTGAAGAGGGGATGCGCCGCGCTATAGAGGCGGGTGTGCGTTCTATTGAACATGGGGATGGGGGAACGCCGGAATTATTCAGGTTGATGAAAGAGAAAGGGATTGCATTGTGTCCTACACTTTCTGCTACTGAATCTATTGCCAGTTATAAAGGCTGGCGAAAAGGCATAGATCCTGAAACGGTTGCTATAAAGCAAAAGCACAGGATATTCAATGATGCGATGAAGGCGGGTGTTACTATTTGTATGGGCGGGGATGTAGGCGTATTTGCCCATGGTGATAATAGTCGTGAGATGTTGCTAATGGTAGAATATGGCATGAAACCTATTGATGTACTACATGCTGCTACAGCTGTCAATGCGAGTGTATTTGGGTTGCCACTGCTGGGAAATATCAGGGCCGGTTATGTGGCTGATCTGGTTGCCGTAAAGGGAGACCCGGCGGTAGATATTGAGGCTGTGAAGCAGGTTGCCATGGTGATGCAGAATGGGGTGATGGTGTTGGATATTACCCGGTAA
- a CDS encoding DUF5995 family protein → MPAQTIDEVISRLEEIIATSITTDNRAGYFAALYHKVTCRVKEGIAAGEFQNGPRMERLDVVFANRYIAAYDAWTAKNKASVSLSWQVAFEQLQKRSVLVLQHLLLGMNAHINLDLGVAVVEIAKEYNTPLQLIHQDFNSINTILAALSYEVINELNRISPLLSLLGKHSGNNSLLIQFALSNARDGAWCFAEDLYNSGNTIASRDQDIHKLGGSIVTTKGFIKITVFFIHLFELKNPSKITNILRNYQKMYIKVR, encoded by the coding sequence ATGCCCGCGCAAACTATTGACGAAGTAATTTCCCGGTTAGAGGAGATCATCGCAACATCTATCACCACAGATAACAGGGCCGGCTATTTCGCCGCCTTATACCACAAAGTCACATGTCGTGTAAAAGAAGGAATTGCAGCAGGAGAGTTTCAAAATGGACCGAGAATGGAAAGACTGGATGTGGTCTTTGCCAATCGTTACATTGCGGCTTATGATGCTTGGACGGCGAAGAATAAAGCCAGTGTATCCTTATCATGGCAAGTGGCATTTGAGCAACTACAAAAGAGATCTGTATTGGTTTTGCAACACTTACTGTTAGGTATGAATGCGCATATTAATCTTGATCTTGGCGTAGCTGTAGTGGAGATAGCGAAAGAATATAATACCCCTTTACAGTTGATTCACCAGGATTTTAATAGTATTAATACTATTCTCGCGGCCTTGAGTTATGAAGTGATCAACGAGCTAAATAGAATATCCCCATTACTGTCTTTACTAGGCAAACATTCAGGCAATAATTCATTGTTAATCCAATTTGCGCTAAGTAATGCGAGAGATGGCGCATGGTGCTTTGCAGAGGATTTGTATAATAGTGGGAATACGATTGCTTCCAGAGATCAGGATATCCATAAACTGGGTGGGAGTATTGTCACCACCAAAGGCTTTATCAAAATAACAGTGTTTTTTATCCATTTATTTGAGCTGAAAAATCCTTCTAAGATTACCAATATCCTAAGGAATTATCAAAAAATGTATATTAAGGTGCGGTGA
- a CDS encoding DUF2723 domain-containing protein translates to MNFKRTNNIVGWVICIIACTVYIMTMEATGSLWDCGEFISTAAKVQIPHPPGAPLFVLLGRLFIIFFGQKHAAIGVNTMSALASGFTILFLFWTITHFARRLMVKADESISGEKMIAIMGAGIVGALAYTFSDSFWFSAVEGEVYAMSSFFTAIVFWAILKWEHESEEAYADRWIVFIAFMMGLSIGVHLLNLLTIPAIVMVYYFKRYKATPMGTFWAFIIGCAITGLIQKFIIQDTIKASGYMDVFFVNYLHLPFFTGFGFYFIAIIVALIYGLKNPKFGIYAPLILISSVILIPAFIDADGSGMIFLKIIIAGAVLGIPWVVKQAGGNLLAQNAIHATKLTIYCTLFLLLGYSTYITTMVRSTANPAVDMYNVDNPISLVGYLGREQYGDFPLIYGQVFTARPTEYKETSNVYARGFDENGKPKYVVAGKKQEPVYAAEDKMLFPRVWDASNDQGHADYYRSFLGLQQGEKPTFGDNVKFFLEYQVNFMYFRYFMWNFAGKQNDTQGYGNVRDGNWISGIPFIDNFLYGDQSAMPDSLKNNKGHNTLFLLPFLLGIFGLLYHYKYHRRDTLVVGLLFFFTGFAIVLYLNQAGNQPRERDYAYVGSFYAYAVWIGLGVLAVYQFLKSKTKLAVAAPIATVICILAVPVLMGAQEWDDHDRSTKTIAKDVASDYLNSCAPNAILFTVGDNDTYPLWFAQEVEGVRTDVRVINLSLLGVDWYIDQARQAVNQSPAIPMTWSADKYRGENHNYVQFYDGGNFPQDKFYNLKEVLNFMGSTDSRAMVTTQSNEQMNYLPVKRLFIPVDKAEVLASNTVSAYDSSRILPQLPFQVNKNYLLKNDLAALDIIATNAFKRPIYFTSPTDLGLNDYLRMDGLTYRLVPLKKEESEDPMGAEKNVNVPVMYDVMMNKFTFGGANIPTTYFDEPNRKLLQYLRNAYTRLGTALALDNKKDQALLALNKADSNLLQSTFPYAMTTPGQMHNYSSMQTVYAYYLAGDKAKAEQIASLIKKDCQQQINYYRSLPENRMTSDLQRDGQMAQQFISLLDRMKSDFSDTAHHAMQDLPGGNVISTDDSTN, encoded by the coding sequence ATGAATTTTAAAAGGACCAACAACATTGTGGGTTGGGTTATTTGTATCATTGCCTGCACTGTCTATATTATGACTATGGAGGCGACCGGCAGCTTATGGGACTGCGGTGAGTTTATTAGCACCGCCGCTAAGGTGCAGATCCCTCACCCTCCAGGTGCTCCGCTTTTTGTGCTGTTGGGTAGGCTCTTTATTATTTTCTTCGGCCAGAAGCATGCCGCTATTGGTGTTAACACGATGTCTGCCCTTGCAAGTGGTTTTACTATCCTGTTCCTCTTTTGGACCATTACCCACTTCGCACGCCGCCTTATGGTGAAGGCAGACGAATCGATCTCCGGCGAAAAAATGATCGCTATCATGGGCGCAGGTATCGTAGGTGCCCTCGCTTATACTTTTTCTGACTCATTCTGGTTCTCTGCTGTGGAAGGTGAGGTGTACGCTATGTCGTCTTTCTTCACTGCCATCGTATTCTGGGCTATCCTGAAATGGGAACATGAATCCGAAGAGGCTTATGCCGACCGCTGGATCGTGTTCATCGCTTTCATGATGGGCCTCTCTATCGGTGTCCACCTGCTGAACCTCCTCACCATCCCTGCTATTGTGATGGTATATTACTTTAAACGTTACAAAGCGACCCCTATGGGTACCTTCTGGGCGTTTATTATTGGTTGTGCAATAACTGGTCTGATACAGAAATTCATTATCCAGGATACCATCAAGGCTTCCGGTTATATGGACGTGTTCTTCGTAAACTACCTGCACCTGCCTTTCTTCACTGGTTTTGGATTCTACTTTATTGCTATTATTGTAGCCCTGATCTATGGTCTGAAAAATCCAAAATTCGGCATCTACGCTCCATTGATCCTGATCTCTTCCGTAATCCTCATCCCTGCATTCATCGACGCTGATGGTAGCGGTATGATATTCCTGAAGATCATCATCGCAGGTGCGGTGCTGGGTATTCCATGGGTGGTTAAACAGGCTGGTGGTAACCTGCTGGCACAAAATGCGATCCATGCAACCAAACTGACCATCTACTGTACCCTCTTCCTGTTACTGGGTTACTCCACTTATATTACCACCATGGTAAGGTCTACTGCCAATCCGGCTGTGGATATGTATAACGTAGATAACCCAATCTCCCTGGTAGGTTACCTGGGTCGTGAGCAGTATGGTGATTTCCCGCTGATCTATGGCCAGGTATTTACTGCCCGTCCTACCGAATACAAAGAAACCAGCAATGTGTACGCACGCGGTTTTGATGAAAACGGTAAACCTAAATATGTAGTGGCCGGCAAAAAACAGGAACCTGTTTATGCTGCTGAAGATAAAATGCTGTTCCCTCGTGTTTGGGACGCGTCTAACGATCAGGGTCATGCTGACTACTATCGTAGTTTCCTGGGCTTACAACAGGGTGAAAAGCCAACTTTTGGCGACAACGTAAAGTTCTTCCTGGAATACCAGGTTAACTTTATGTACTTCCGTTACTTCATGTGGAACTTTGCTGGCAAACAGAATGATACACAGGGTTATGGTAACGTGAGAGACGGTAACTGGATTTCCGGTATTCCTTTCATCGATAACTTCCTGTATGGTGACCAGTCTGCCATGCCAGATAGTTTGAAGAACAACAAGGGGCACAATACCCTGTTCCTCCTGCCATTCCTCTTAGGTATATTCGGCCTGTTGTATCATTATAAATACCACCGCCGCGATACCCTGGTAGTTGGTCTGCTGTTCTTCTTCACTGGTTTCGCGATTGTATTGTACCTGAACCAGGCTGGTAACCAGCCACGTGAGCGTGACTACGCTTATGTAGGATCTTTCTATGCTTATGCGGTGTGGATTGGACTGGGTGTACTGGCAGTATACCAGTTCCTGAAGAGCAAAACCAAACTGGCAGTTGCAGCGCCAATCGCTACTGTGATCTGTATCCTGGCAGTACCTGTACTGATGGGTGCGCAGGAGTGGGATGATCATGATCGTTCTACCAAGACGATTGCGAAAGATGTGGCTTCTGACTACCTTAATTCATGTGCGCCGAATGCGATCCTCTTCACTGTCGGTGATAACGATACTTACCCGCTGTGGTTTGCACAGGAAGTAGAAGGCGTTCGTACAGATGTACGTGTAATCAACCTGAGCTTACTCGGTGTGGACTGGTATATCGATCAGGCCCGCCAGGCGGTAAACCAGAGTCCAGCTATTCCAATGACATGGAGTGCGGATAAATACCGTGGCGAAAACCACAACTACGTTCAGTTCTATGATGGTGGTAACTTCCCGCAGGATAAATTCTATAACCTGAAAGAAGTCCTGAACTTCATGGGTTCTACTGACAGTCGTGCGATGGTAACCACCCAGAGCAACGAGCAGATGAACTACCTCCCTGTAAAGAGATTGTTCATTCCTGTTGATAAAGCTGAAGTACTGGCTTCGAATACTGTAAGTGCGTACGACAGCAGCCGTATCCTGCCACAGCTGCCATTCCAGGTAAATAAGAACTACCTGCTGAAGAATGACCTGGCTGCACTGGATATCATTGCGACCAATGCATTTAAACGCCCTATCTATTTCACCAGTCCTACCGACCTGGGTCTGAACGACTACCTCCGTATGGATGGTCTGACCTATCGCCTGGTTCCGCTGAAAAAAGAAGAAAGCGAAGATCCAATGGGTGCTGAGAAGAATGTAAACGTGCCGGTGATGTACGATGTAATGATGAATAAGTTCACCTTCGGTGGTGCGAATATTCCAACTACTTACTTCGACGAACCTAACCGTAAGCTGCTTCAGTACCTGAGAAATGCTTATACCCGCCTGGGTACTGCCCTGGCGCTGGATAATAAGAAAGATCAGGCATTACTGGCACTGAACAAGGCGGATAGCAACCTGTTGCAAAGCACGTTCCCTTATGCCATGACTACTCCGGGTCAGATGCATAACTACAGTTCTATGCAGACTGTATATGCGTACTACCTGGCTGGTGATAAGGCGAAGGCTGAACAGATTGCCAGTCTGATCAAGAAGGATTGTCAACAGCAGATCAACTACTACCGTAGTCTGCCTGAGAACAGGATGACCAGCGATTTGCAGCGTGATGGACAGATGGCGCAGCAGTTTATTTCATTACTGGATCGTATGAAATCAGACTTTAGCGATACTGCGCATCATGCAATGCAGGATTTACCTGGTGGTAATGTGATCAGTACAGACGATAGTACGAATTAA
- a CDS encoding SAM-dependent chlorinase/fluorinase has translation MSIITLTSDIGLQDYLVGAMKGQLSQDCPGAQLVDVTHQISPFNLPQATYICKGAFAHFAAGTFHIVLINLFDRKADHVLLAQHNGQYIACADNGLITMIAEGLPGVVVKLPLAKDQAKDTFGILKRFAQAFNDLKSGKKLTDLGEQANEYVIKNNLQPMTGQDYIDGQIIHIDNFENVVVNITRKQFEEQRQGRKFSIFFRRDEVISSLSETYSDVPEGHKLAMFNAAGYLEIAINKGNAAGLFGLQGFRRDQLTSQQNTGYQKLSFYQTVRVIFN, from the coding sequence ATGTCCATTATAACACTAACATCAGATATCGGTTTACAGGATTACCTCGTCGGCGCCATGAAAGGGCAGCTGTCGCAGGACTGTCCCGGTGCTCAGTTAGTGGACGTTACTCACCAGATTTCTCCGTTCAACCTGCCGCAGGCTACGTATATCTGTAAAGGTGCTTTCGCGCATTTTGCAGCAGGTACATTTCATATAGTACTCATTAATCTGTTCGATAGAAAAGCAGATCATGTGTTGCTCGCTCAGCACAATGGTCAGTATATCGCCTGCGCAGATAACGGGCTGATTACCATGATTGCAGAAGGGTTACCTGGAGTAGTAGTCAAATTACCGCTCGCAAAAGATCAGGCGAAAGATACCTTTGGGATACTGAAACGTTTTGCCCAGGCATTCAATGATCTCAAAAGCGGTAAGAAATTAACTGACCTGGGAGAACAGGCAAACGAATACGTTATTAAAAATAACTTACAGCCCATGACCGGGCAGGATTATATCGATGGTCAGATCATTCATATCGACAACTTCGAGAATGTAGTGGTGAATATCACCCGCAAACAGTTCGAGGAGCAGCGCCAGGGTAGAAAGTTCTCTATCTTTTTCCGCAGGGATGAAGTCATTTCCTCCCTCAGTGAAACCTATTCCGATGTACCGGAAGGACATAAACTGGCCATGTTCAATGCCGCCGGTTACCTGGAGATCGCTATTAATAAAGGTAATGCTGCCGGTTTGTTTGGTTTACAGGGGTTCCGCAGGGATCAGTTGACGAGTCAGCAGAATACCGGGTACCAGAAACTGTCGTTTTACCAGACGGTCAGGGTTATATTTAACTGA
- a CDS encoding SDR family oxidoreductase translates to MQQPFENKVAVITGGTSGIGKAIAIDLLRSGAKVAVCGRKQDALLALSDELKTNALFTYVADVSKEDDCKAFIGQTIAHFGKIDILINNAGISMRALFNGVNLSVLKQLMDINFWGTVYCTNYALPSILENKGTIVGVSSIAGYRGLPGRTGYSASKFAMQGFLESLRTELLHTGVNVMWVCPGFTASNIRNTALNDKGNVQGETPLDEGKLMTAEAVASAINKSIAKRKRTLVLTGQGKLTVLLSKLLPGFLDGMVYNHFKKEPNSPLK, encoded by the coding sequence ATGCAACAACCTTTCGAAAACAAAGTAGCCGTTATCACCGGCGGAACTTCCGGTATAGGAAAAGCCATCGCAATTGACCTCCTCCGCTCCGGCGCCAAAGTCGCCGTATGTGGCCGTAAGCAGGACGCCCTGCTGGCCCTCAGCGATGAGCTGAAAACAAATGCCCTGTTCACCTATGTCGCCGATGTCAGTAAAGAGGATGATTGTAAAGCTTTTATCGGACAAACGATTGCCCATTTCGGTAAAATAGATATCCTCATCAACAATGCAGGTATCTCTATGCGCGCCCTCTTCAATGGTGTCAATTTGTCTGTGTTAAAACAACTGATGGATATCAATTTCTGGGGAACCGTGTATTGTACAAATTATGCATTACCTTCCATCCTCGAAAATAAGGGAACCATCGTCGGCGTATCTTCCATCGCCGGTTACCGTGGCCTTCCCGGCAGAACCGGTTACTCTGCCAGCAAGTTCGCCATGCAGGGCTTCCTGGAATCGCTGAGAACAGAACTCCTGCATACAGGCGTCAACGTAATGTGGGTGTGCCCGGGTTTTACTGCCTCCAATATCCGCAACACGGCACTGAACGATAAAGGTAACGTACAGGGCGAAACACCCCTCGACGAAGGAAAACTTATGACCGCCGAAGCAGTTGCTTCAGCTATCAATAAATCGATTGCTAAACGTAAACGTACATTGGTATTAACGGGACAGGGAAAACTGACCGTGTTGCTGAGTAAACTACTACCCGGATTTCTCGATGGAATGGTGTACAACCACTTTAAGAAAGAACCAAATTCTCCTTTAAAATAA
- a CDS encoding alpha/beta hydrolase encodes MKRGFALTSGTAEEFARQPTYYVMDLDKTMPESVAPYMPSQDEIDACKWLPDNEIDFYTQEFKRTGFQGGLNWYRCTTSGLNRSDLELFSGHTIDVPSCFISGVADWATFRPPGALEQMQRKACTKMQSFHIIEGAGHWLQQEQPEQLTELMVDFLQHAK; translated from the coding sequence TTGAAGAGAGGATTTGCCCTCACCTCGGGCACGGCAGAAGAATTCGCCAGGCAGCCTACTTATTATGTGATGGATCTGGATAAAACAATGCCAGAGTCAGTTGCTCCCTACATGCCGTCGCAGGATGAAATAGACGCTTGTAAATGGCTTCCTGATAACGAAATTGATTTCTATACACAGGAGTTTAAACGTACCGGTTTTCAGGGCGGATTAAACTGGTACCGTTGTACCACGAGCGGATTAAATAGGTCTGACCTCGAACTTTTTTCGGGTCACACCATAGATGTACCCTCTTGCTTTATTTCAGGAGTCGCTGACTGGGCAACATTTCGTCCGCCAGGCGCATTAGAACAGATGCAGCGCAAGGCCTGTACAAAAATGCAAAGCTTTCACATCATTGAAGGTGCGGGTCACTGGTTGCAACAGGAACAACCTGAACAACTCACCGAATTGATGGTCGATTTTTTGCAGCACGCAAAATAG